The genomic DNA tgttCCAGTACCTAGTGTAAGAACCTAGCTCCCAGCAGTGTAGAGACCGTCGCAGTAACAAAAGGGGATAAACATCCTAAAAACTATACTACAATTCAGAAGAAACGATGCAGGAGGTGTCTACAAGTCTTTGgccatatatgtatatacaaacCCCCTCCACTTAACTCCTCTCAGTTAGCTATAGTGTTTGTTTTAGTAGAGGGCCTCATTCCTCCAGGATGTTCATGTTAGCTCACTCCTGATCTGGAGCCACTGTGAGGTGCTGGTCAAACAGTTCACGTCAATTtcaaaacagggtgaaagggagggGCTTGGTCAGTCGGTGCCAGGTGAAGCGGAGATGACCTCTTTTGGGAGGGCTGGGCATAACAGTCCATTCCAGTGTTAGCTAAAGGGGAACTCCACctgtatttctacatttctGCGTAATTCAAtttttgagatgtaaacaaagtcactcagagtgtttttaatgtgaaatggcTGATTGTAGAAACCGGTAGGAACCAGGAGTCATGCTGTAGCCCTTTTATTTACTCTTCACAGCCATGTGAACCCACATGTGTTTCCTGTATATTTATAAGTAATATCAGAAATGGTAAACCACTGGGTTTGTATTAAATCTCCATGTTCCCTTCCATCatgaatgtatttaaatgtatatcaATATTAGTCAATACCTAATGTAAAACAACTCCAGAGTCAGGCAGTGTATTCATATCGGTTTCACAAAAAATTCCTGTGAGAAGCAGGGCTGTCCCGAATGGCGTTTTAGGGCTTTGGAGGTTCAGCTGTAATATTCTGGTAATGTTCTAACATTTGAGCTCAAAGGGGGTGCTGTTGCATTTggttttcattcagaaaatcCATGTTCAATGCCACTTTTCTCTCCCTAACGCTCTCCTCGCTAACCCATACATAATCTGCCATACACGAGTTAACTATCAGTGGCAATGTTTACACTGTAATTCATTTCTtatacagaaatacagaaacgTTCTGGAGTTCTCCTTTAAAAGTCAGGTTAGGAAATGGTTTTAACTGATCTATACCTGGACAGTGAGTTATCTAGGGAGCAGACGCCCCCTGATatcattttgaaacatttcagAAGCAACTGTAATGTAGAAGATTACATATGATTATGCTGTTTAGCGTAATCTGAAatcacacatttttattaattgctGAACAGCTACAAAACTTCATCTCAGTAAGAGTCACTCACCACAGACTGGGTAGGTCTGGAGGGTGCAGAAGTGATGGGGGTGATGGTGATGCTGCTGGTCATTTTTCCAGGGGCGGTTTTCCCAGTGGAGGTTTGTCGAGGTGAGCGTAGGACAGTCCCAGTAGACATCTCTTTGCTTTCTGCCATCACACTCAAAGGCCTCATTGTGACAGTGTGTGGACTGCTGCCGGCATCTTGCGTCCTCTTGAACTGCGAACCCAAGTGGATGTGAATTTTGTTGTCCTCCGTCGTTATGATGCTGGAGTTGGAGTTGTATTTCCGGATCGGGGTGGGCACCGTCTGCTTCTCTGGGGTCACTTTAAACACGGCTCGACCCGTGGTAACCTCCTGAGACTCTGAGGCGACAGACAATGGGGTCACAGGACTGGTACTGACTGTGATGACTGAGACAGGGGAAAGAGGACTATCTGAGAACAAGCAATTGTTTCCTTCTGGGGACTTGGCTCTGGAAATGGTGGTAATGGTCACTGGAGACTTGGTCCTCTCCGGTCCACCGTGTGCACTCTTTGGGGACACTGTAGTGGGCTTTGGGACTATAGTGATCCGAGGCTTCTGTAGCCCCAAAGTTGGGATGATGGTGGTGCTCGAGAAGAAGTCCTCAGCTCGAGGGCTGGTGATCTCTAAAGTTGCAGTGCTGTTCTGATGATCTGGAGTCACTCTGATATGCAACGGCTGCCCGGGTTTTGGGGACATGGTCAGCTCAGATGATGCATCCCCGTTAATCTTATGGGTTGCCTTGTCTAAGCCATCTTGCGCATCATTAATCCCATCTTTCTTCTTCATCCACGGAATCCAGGACTTTCTCATACTTAGCTCTGTCACTGCCGGTGGGTATCGGTCCAGCACTGCAGGTTTCTTGAGGCCTTTCTGCCTCAAATTGTTCATGACATGATTTTCTTCCAGAACTGATTTCCTTATGAAAACTGCTGGAGTTTCCTCCTCAACTATTTCATTACTTTCCACATCTGTCTGCACAGCTGTTGAAGTAAGGGGGATGTCCACCATCCTCCTTCCATTCATGCTTGGCCTTAGTGCTCGACTGTAGCGCTTGGTGACCTCTAATTCCTTGGTGAGGTTTACGATCTGTTGGCTCATGCTTTTCTTTCTGTCCTCTTCTTCAATTAACCTCTGCTGGAGAACCGTGTAATCGACCTGAAGCTGAGACAACTGGTCCTCCTTGTTCATCAGTTCATGAATCTTCTCCTTGAGGGCTAAGACATCTGCCTGCAAATCTCTGGTTCTGGCTTCTTCCATCTTGCACCTCAATCTCAGCTCAGCCTCTTGGCTCACAGCCTCGCCCTTTTCGATTGCCTTGTTTCTGGCAATCTGCATCTTCATTTCCTCCAGGAGCTGAGAAAGGGCATTGGCCTTGTCCTGTTCTGTTCTGAACTTCTTTTCAAGCATGTCATACTCGTCCTCTGTCTTCATTAAATCACCTTCCACGACTTCAAGCTGTTTCAGGCGGTTCTTCAGCCTCTCGATCTCTTCCGTTAACTCCTTAACCTTGTTATCTTCATTAGAAAAACTAGCCTTGTCCGCCTCCGCTCTAATCCTTGTTTTTCTTTCGGTCTCTTCCAAAAAGTCCATCCTTTTCTGCATGAGGTTGACCTTTGTGCTGAGATCCTTTCGCTTCTCCTCTTCACTTGCAAGTCTGCTCCTCAGCTCCTCTTTTTCCTTTGCAAGGGTGGACACTTTCGTCTCCATCTCCGACTTCAGTTTCAAGAGCTTTTTGCTCTCTTCGATCAGTTTCTCCGTGACCTCCGTCACCTTGCATTGCTCGGCCTTAAGCCTCTTGCTCAAGTCTTCACTCTTCTGCTCTTCTTGTTTGATTCTCTCTGCCATGTTCTTCCTCTCATCGACTAGTATTACAGTAAAGGACTTCAGCTTTGTCAGATCATCCTTCAAGCTAACTTCAGCCTTTTCGAGCCTCGACTCTGAACTCTCAAGGTCTTTAACACGGTTTCTAACTGTGTCAAGCTCCTTGGCTAAGTTCCTCGCCATATTCTTCTCTCGTTCAAGGTTGGTGTGGAGTAGAGCACACTCTGACTTGCTCACATTAAAAGCTCCCTCAAGTTTCTCCAGGTCCACCATCCTTTTCTGTAGCTTTTCAATTTCGAGTTTCAGCTCACGGCTGTGGTTCTCCTCATCTTGGAGCTTCCTCCTCAGCTCCTTGCACTGTGCTTCTGTTTTCGTGATCTCTTCATCCTTCCCCTCCATCTCGAGGACTCTCTTACGCAGGTTCTCCAGCTCTGACATGAGGCTGGAGTTTCCACATTCTCCCCTGCTGATTTTGTCCCGGAGCTCTTGCAGATCCTCCTCAGATTTCTGAAGAGTCTTGTTGCTGTCCTCAAGCTCCTCAATTCTCCGGGACAGATTCGCCAGCTTCGTGCGTAACTGTCGGCTCTGTGCCTCCTGACCGGAGAGCTTCGCGGTCATTTCCTCGTGTTCCTGGGCAAACTTGGAAGCCTTCTGTCCTAACTCCAACTCCAGCTTCTGAATCCTCTGACTCTCTTCTTTGGATTTGCTGGAGACGCTCTCAAGCTGTTGTTCTTTCACCTGCAGATTTTTGTTGAGGTCCTGGATCTTCTGGCTTTGCTGATCAATCTGGTCAATATGCAGCTGCCTCTCATCCACCAGCATCAGCGCAAAGGACTTGAGCTTCACCAGCTCATCTCTCACCTTCTCCAGCCGTCGGCTGTGGTCCTTGTCCTTACGAGCTTGGTACGCCTTCTCCTGCTCCAGAAGTCTTTTCAGTCTGGCAGAAACACAGGCAAAAATAGAAAATTGGATTAAACTGACAGTGAATTCTCTTTCACAGAGGCAGCGCTGCAAAAGAAAAGGGCtctgtgtgcaatcataaagcaGTTTATAGAGATTACAGACATGAAGGTCAAGGCTATGAACATGACACCAATCATATATAGCGCTGACACACCCCAAGTAAAACTTTAACTAACATCCAAGTCGGTCTTTCTTAGCATTTTGACTAAAGCAACAAGGAGCACAACATCCTCCAAAAGGTTTTTCTTTAAACCTCACATTTATCAAGAAAAATTTACACAGATCATCTTcatacatttcattttcagttgAAATGACCAGTACCAGGGCAGAAAGCACGTctcactaaataaataatataacttCTTGAGTATGTTGTGCATTCACACTTTCCCTTTTTTTGCAGGGATATTTACCTGACTCCCTAAGCCCTGACTGAGAAGTTgaatttattttctcataatCCAAGTAACCCCCAAACACTTTCAGTGAGGTTAGAAGTCTGGACTGAGGTTTCTTGGGAAGAAGAGATACCCATTTGTAATGGAGCCATCTACATGTCCCAGAGTGTTTCACATTCACACCCACTGACAATCTGATGAGACTTGACTTTTATCCACCTAGAACTGCTCTTTGTTCACTTGAACCTCACTATAATAACACAGCTCTTGCACTCAGAACATGATGTTACAGACTATTGTACACTCACCGTACCTTCATCATCGTTTATTCATGCTGCTCTTTGTTTAGTCActgctttgtgtttgtaaactgctctttgtttatatatgttatttgtttatataatgctgtttatacactgatttttgtttattcactGCACTTTGTTTAtacattgtttttgtgtgttgctctagtttatacactgctctgtgtATATACACTGCTCTATGTTTATACACTGTTCTTAGTTTATagactgctctttgtttatacgctgctctttgtttatacactgctctgtgtttatacactgctctttttttatatgctgctctttgtttatacactgctctatGTAAATACATGGTTCTTTATGTGCTGTTCTtagtttatacactgctctttgtttatacactgcttttttttattcactgcaCTTTATTTATACACTGTTCTTTGTGTACTGCTCTTagtttatatactgctctttgtttgtgtgcggcttttattttatacactGTTCTTTGTGTACTGCTCTTagtttatatactgctctttgttAGTGTGCTGCTTTTagattatacactgctctgtgtttatacactgctctttgtttatatgctactctttgtttatacactgccctttgtttatacactgctctatGTAAATACATGGTTCTTTATGTGCTGTTCTtagtttatacactgctctttgtttatacactgctttttgtttattcactgcactttgtttatacactgttctTTGTGTACTGCTCTtagtttatacactgctctttgtttgtgtgctgctttgtgtttatacactgctctgtgtacatacactgctctttgtttataagctactctttgtttatacgctgctctttgtttatacgcTGCTCTATGTAAATACATGGTTCTTTATGTGCTGTTCTtagtttatacactgctctttgtttatacactgcttttattttattcactgcACTTTATTTATACACTGTTCTTTGTGTACTGCTCTTagtttatatactgctctttgtttgtgtgCGGCTTTTAGTTTATACACTGttctttgtttactgctcttagtttatatactgctctttgtttgtgtgctgCTTTTagattatacactgctctgtgtttatacactgctctttgtttatatgctactctttgtttatacactgccctttgtttatacactgctctatGTAAATACATGGTTCTTTATGTGCTGTTCTtagtttatacactgctctttgtttatacactgctttttgtttattcactgcactttgtttatacactgttctTTGTGTACTGCTCTtagtttatacactgctctttgtttgtgtgctgctttgtgtttatacactgctctgtgtatatacactgctctttgtttataagctactctttgtttatacgctgctctttgtttatacgcTGCTCTATGTAAATACATGGTTCTTTATGTGCTGTTCTtagtttatacactgctctttgtttatacactgcttttattttattcactgcACTTTATTTATACACTGTTCTTTGTGTACTGCTCTTagtttatatactgctctttgtttgtgtgCGGCTTTTAGTTTATACACTGttctttgtttactgctcttagtttatatactgctctttgtttgtgtgctgCTTTTagattatacactgctctgtgtttatacactgctctttgtttatatgctactctttgtttatacactgccctttgtttatacactgctctatGTAAATACATGGTTCTTTATGTGCTGTTCTtagtttatacactgctcttagttcatacactgctctttgtttgtgtgctgctttgtgtttatacactgctctgtgtttatacactgctctttgtttataagctactctttgtttatacgctgctctttgtttatacgctgctctttgtttatacgcTGCTCTATGTTTGTGTGCTGATCTTAGTTTATACacagctctttgtttatatgctgctctttgtttatacactgctctttgtttataggTTGCTTTTTACTATACACTGATCCTTGTTTATAAATACACCACTCTTTGTTCAttcactgctctttgtttgttgtATTGCTCATGCTGACCAGAAGAACAAGGTTCTCAAGGTTTCTTGCTCATGCTCTGTGGGAATTTTTCTTgctatttttgcttttttgacCCTTTCTTGTGGCTAGGACCCAGGATTCTGTAAATCAACTTTAAGACATCACCAGCTTTAAAAagcttaataaataaatgaaaataaaatggtaTTGAATTGTATCAAA from Hoplias malabaricus isolate fHopMal1 chromosome 7, fHopMal1.hap1, whole genome shotgun sequence includes the following:
- the filip1b gene encoding filamin-A-interacting protein 1 isoform X2 — encoded protein: MRSRTSGMETPDGGQLQVKKPCKSFHKDKDPAESIQELMKQSDATEKEKEEEKEGKDENVNPGTVKRTQKPTEECRRKAGLMELPKEELVRLLSIMEGEVQAREDIIHMLKSERMRPEGLEAYYGSAVPSKPLQALQRDRQLTCDREPQEDVYEIPMMELDRLEEKHRETYRRMLEQLLLAEKCHRRTVSELENEKRKHVDFMNKSDDFTNLLEEERERLKRLLEQEKAYQARKDKDHSRRLEKVRDELVKLKSFALMLVDERQLHIDQIDQQSQKIQDLNKNLQVKEQQLESVSSKSKEESQRIQKLELELGQKASKFAQEHEEMTAKLSGQEAQSRQLRTKLANLSRRIEELEDSNKTLQKSEEDLQELRDKISRGECGNSSLMSELENLRKRVLEMEGKDEEITKTEAQCKELRRKLQDEENHSRELKLEIEKLQKRMVDLEKLEGAFNVSKSECALLHTNLEREKNMARNLAKELDTVRNRVKDLESSESRLEKAEVSLKDDLTKLKSFTVILVDERKNMAERIKQEEQKSEDLSKRLKAEQCKVTEVTEKLIEESKKLLKLKSEMETKVSTLAKEKEELRSRLASEEEKRKDLSTKVNLMQKRMDFLEETERKTRIRAEADKASFSNEDNKVKELTEEIERLKNRLKQLEVVEGDLMKTEDEYDMLEKKFRTEQDKANALSQLLEEMKMQIARNKAIEKGEAVSQEAELRLRCKMEEARTRDLQADVLALKEKIHELMNKEDQLSQLQVDYTVLQQRLIEEEDRKKSMSQQIVNLTKELEVTKRYSRALRPSMNGRRMVDIPLTSTAVQTDVESNEIVEEETPAVFIRKSVLEENHVMNNLRQKGLKKPAVLDRYPPAVTELSMRKSWIPWMKKKDGINDAQDGLDKATHKINGDASSELTMSPKPGQPLHIRVTPDHQNSTATLEITSPRAEDFFSSTTIIPTLGLQKPRITIVPKPTTVSPKSAHGGPERTKSPVTITTISRAKSPEGNNCLFSDSPLSPVSVITVSTSPVTPLSVASESQEVTTGRAVFKVTPEKQTVPTPIRKYNSNSSIITTEDNKIHIHLGSQFKRTQDAGSSPHTVTMRPLSVMAESKEMSTGTVLRSPRQTSTGKTAPGKMTSSITITPITSAPSRPTQSVSGTDVQSPRPAATRIPVSKENVVLHMTIEPR
- the filip1b gene encoding filamin-A-interacting protein 1 isoform X1, with translation MRSRTSGMETPDGGQLQVKKPCKSFHKDKDPAESIQELMKQSDATEKEKEEEKEGKDENVNPGTVKRTQKPTEECRRKAGLMELPKEELVRLLSIMEGEVQAREDIIHMLKSERMRPEGLEAYYGSAVPSKPLQALQRDRQLTCDREPQEDVYEIPMMELDRLEEKHRETYRRMLEQLLLAEKCHRRTVSELENEKRKHVDFMNKSDDFTNLLEEERERLKRLLEQEKAYQARKDKDHSRRLEKVRDELVKLKSFALMLVDERQLHIDQIDQQSQKIQDLNKNLQVKEQQLESVSSKSKEESQRIQKLELELGQKASKFAQEHEEMTAKLSGQEAQSRQLRTKLANLSRRIEELEDSNKTLQKSEEDLQELRDKISRGECGNSSLMSELENLRKRVLEMEGKDEEITKTEAQCKELRRKLQDEENHSRELKLEIEKLQKRMVDLEKLEGAFNVSKSECALLHTNLEREKNMARNLAKELDTVRNRVKDLESSESRLEKAEVSLKDDLTKLKSFTVILVDERKNMAERIKQEEQKSEDLSKRLKAEQCKVTEVTEKLIEESKKLLKLKSEMETKVSTLAKEKEELRSRLASEEEKRKDLSTKVNLMQKRMDFLEETERKTRIRAEADKASFSNEDNKVKELTEEIERLKNRLKQLEVVEGDLMKTEDEYDMLEKKFRTEQDKANALSQLLEEMKMQIARNKAIEKGEAVSQEAELRLRCKMEEARTRDLQADVLALKEKIHELMNKEDQLSQLQVDYTVLQQRLIEEEDRKKSMSQQIVNLTKELEVTKRYSRALRPSMNGRRMVDIPLTSTAVQTDVESNEIVEEETPAVFIRKSVLEENHVMNNLRQKGLKKPAVLDRYPPAVTELSMRKSWIPWMKKKDGINDAQDGLDKATHKINGDASSELTMSPKPGQPLHIRVTPDHQNSTATLEITSPRAEDFFSSTTIIPTLGLQKPRITIVPKPTTVSPKSAHGGPERTKSPVTITTISRAKSPEGNNCLFSDSPLSPVSVITVSTSPVTPLSVASESQEVTTGRAVFKVTPEKQTVPTPIRKYNSNSSIITTEDNKIHIHLGSQFKRTQDAGSSPHTVTMRPLSVMAESKEMSTGTVLRSPRQTSTGKTAPGKMTSSITITPITSAPSRPTQSVSGTDVQSPRPAATRIPVSKGTKTGKAVLGLATVSRLESRSESQSMKIELRKSAVFSSISTTAGKC